A single window of Bacillota bacterium DNA harbors:
- a CDS encoding TRAP transporter permease, which translates to MLNRPETCDKTPVPGFMAESEFAGFRELQGHHALAVTLVSVGMAIFHIYVFGYRTMDPWYIRGAHLALGGLLIFACYPSSRRWYGRLPWFDYLFLASAVLPFIYAIITFDDLIYRVGVAPTTLDTIVALVAIMSVLEMARRTQGLGLPILAVAFMLYGRYGDLLSGPFYHRGYSLARMVTYIYSLEGILGTPIMVSATYVLIFVVFGAFLQASGCAQFFVDMAYAMASKTRGGPAKVAVLASALFGTISGTSAGNVVTTGCFTIPLMKRAGYPADFAGATEAAASTGGQIMPPIMGAGAFIMAEILGVSYHRIIMAATIPAILYFAAIYFIVDVEAKRRGLASTPSERTLRDVLRHAYLFLPVIVVFYLLAFAKVSIMRAGLVGIITCVAVSWINPRFRMGPREVVNALATGARNCTGIIATCAAAGILLGVVTQTGLGVKFASIMVQLSGHSLWLALALGMVASLILGMGLPTTAAYAIAASVIAPGLENMGLHPIQAHLFVFYFACVSSITPPVALAAYAGAAIAGAKPMAVGWKALKMGAVAFIVPYMFAFGPALLMMAPVWKIIMAVVTAMVGVYALSLAVGGWYRGLLRMPERLVFFLSALLLMQSCSETDVVGLLSFGFMLFIRHLASKASA; encoded by the coding sequence ATGCTGAACCGTCCTGAGACCTGCGATAAAACCCCCGTACCGGGGTTCATGGCTGAGAGCGAGTTCGCCGGTTTCCGGGAACTCCAGGGACACCATGCCTTGGCCGTCACACTGGTCTCGGTGGGCATGGCCATCTTCCACATATACGTATTCGGCTACCGGACAATGGACCCATGGTACATAAGAGGGGCGCACCTGGCCTTAGGTGGGCTCCTCATCTTCGCGTGCTACCCTTCTTCGCGAAGGTGGTACGGCAGGCTGCCTTGGTTTGACTACCTGTTCCTGGCCAGCGCGGTGCTGCCTTTCATCTACGCGATAATCACCTTTGATGACCTTATCTACCGGGTGGGGGTGGCACCCACAACCCTGGACACCATTGTGGCCCTGGTGGCCATCATGTCCGTGCTGGAGATGGCCAGGAGGACGCAGGGCCTTGGCCTTCCTATCCTGGCCGTGGCCTTCATGCTGTACGGGAGGTACGGAGACCTGCTTTCGGGGCCCTTTTACCACAGGGGCTACAGCCTCGCCCGGATGGTCACCTACATCTACAGCCTTGAGGGAATACTGGGGACTCCCATAATGGTGTCCGCAACCTATGTTTTGATCTTTGTGGTGTTCGGCGCCTTCCTCCAAGCCTCGGGCTGCGCGCAGTTCTTCGTGGACATGGCCTACGCAATGGCCAGCAAGACCCGGGGTGGCCCTGCAAAGGTGGCGGTCCTTGCCAGCGCGCTCTTTGGCACCATATCGGGCACATCGGCGGGGAATGTGGTGACTACCGGCTGCTTCACCATACCGCTGATGAAGAGGGCCGGTTACCCGGCGGACTTCGCCGGGGCCACAGAGGCTGCCGCCTCCACGGGGGGACAGATAATGCCGCCCATCATGGGAGCTGGCGCCTTCATCATGGCGGAGATCCTGGGAGTGTCCTATCACCGCATAATCATGGCTGCCACCATCCCGGCCATCCTCTACTTTGCCGCCATCTACTTCATCGTTGACGTGGAGGCCAAGAGGAGGGGACTCGCCAGCACCCCCTCGGAGAGAACCCTCCGGGATGTCCTCAGGCACGCCTACCTCTTCCTCCCGGTGATAGTCGTCTTCTACCTCCTGGCCTTTGCCAAGGTTTCCATCATGCGGGCGGGACTTGTCGGGATCATCACGTGCGTAGCGGTGAGCTGGATTAACCCCAGGTTCCGGATGGGGCCTAGGGAGGTTGTGAACGCCCTGGCCACCGGAGCCCGGAACTGCACTGGCATTATAGCCACGTGTGCGGCGGCAGGAATACTCCTAGGTGTGGTGACCCAGACAGGTCTTGGTGTCAAGTTCGCCAGCATCATGGTGCAGCTCTCGGGTCATAGCCTGTGGCTGGCGCTGGCACTGGGGATGGTTGCCTCCTTAATCCTGGGAATGGGACTGCCTACAACGGCGGCCTACGCGATAGCTGCGTCCGTCATCGCGCCGGGTCTGGAGAACATGGGGCTCCACCCCATACAGGCTCACCTCTTCGTGTTCTACTTCGCCTGCGTGTCCTCCATAACCCCGCCTGTGGCCCTGGCTGCCTATGCTGGCGCCGCCATAGCCGGGGCCAAGCCCATGGCCGTGGGATGGAAGGCGCTCAAGATGGGGGCCGTGGCCTTCATTGTGCCCTACATGTTTGCCTTTGGGCCAGCGCTCCTCATGATGGCGCCTGTGTGGAAGATCATCATGGCCGTGGTCACGGCCATGGTTGGGGTGTACGCGCTGTCACTGGCAGTCGGCGGGTGGTACAGGGGTCTCTTACGCATGCCGGAGAGACTGGTGTTCTTTCTTTCCGCCCTGCTGCTCATGCAGTCATGCTCAGAGACGGATGTGGTGGGCCTGCTATCCTTCGGGTTCATGCTTTTCATAAGGCACCTCGCCAGCAAGGCAAGCGCCTAG
- a CDS encoding TAXI family TRAP transporter solute-binding subunit — MGSRTLVRTLAILLITTLAAGCGGRPGPGSVEGREGWPRAITIGSASIGGVYFLYAGGHARLISEKMGIPASVEVTGGPVHNMQLVNANETEIGYVTNAPALEGWTGEGWAKGKEYVDVRALFPMYPSKVHFYVLKSSGITSVRDLEGKTVGVGPSGGTPGTYLPLFLEVLGIKPSMVIHAGYSDLTSQTKDGLLDAVGWIGGIPLPSVLEMEAVKDVGIVGFSPREIAAILESQPTFFQTTMSQGAYKSLDRDIQVPGVWNFAITHKDTPEDFVYELVKATFENVDILINVHPSAKGTLPENIEHSVLPFHPGAVRYYREIGVEVPEALLPAEMK, encoded by the coding sequence ATGGGATCTAGAACGCTGGTCAGGACTCTTGCGATTCTGTTAATCACTACTCTGGCGGCAGGGTGCGGCGGGCGCCCTGGTCCCGGCAGCGTCGAGGGGAGAGAGGGCTGGCCCAGGGCCATAACCATTGGTTCAGCCTCCATAGGGGGTGTTTACTTCCTGTATGCGGGCGGGCACGCACGGCTCATCTCTGAGAAGATGGGCATCCCCGCATCCGTGGAGGTAACAGGGGGGCCCGTCCACAACATGCAGCTGGTCAACGCCAATGAGACTGAGATTGGGTACGTCACGAACGCCCCCGCCCTTGAAGGGTGGACCGGGGAAGGCTGGGCCAAGGGTAAGGAGTATGTGGACGTGAGGGCCCTGTTCCCGATGTACCCCAGCAAGGTGCATTTCTATGTGCTGAAATCCAGCGGGATCACATCAGTAAGGGACCTTGAAGGGAAGACCGTAGGCGTGGGACCCTCCGGGGGTACCCCTGGAACCTACCTTCCCCTGTTCCTGGAGGTCCTGGGGATTAAGCCGTCCATGGTGATCCACGCAGGCTACTCGGATCTCACCTCCCAGACAAAAGACGGCCTGCTGGACGCCGTGGGATGGATTGGAGGCATACCACTGCCGTCGGTCCTGGAGATGGAGGCTGTGAAGGACGTTGGAATCGTAGGGTTCTCCCCCAGGGAGATCGCGGCCATCTTGGAGAGCCAGCCCACCTTCTTCCAGACCACGATGAGCCAGGGTGCCTACAAGAGCCTTGACAGGGACATACAAGTTCCAGGGGTGTGGAACTTCGCCATTACCCACAAGGACACCCCGGAGGACTTCGTCTACGAGCTTGTGAAGGCCACCTTTGAGAACGTGGACATCCTCATAAACGTCCACCCCTCCGCAAAGGGCACGCTGCCGGAGAACATAGAGCACAGCGTGCTGCCCTTCCACCCAGGTGCCGTGAGGTACTACCGGGAGATAGGGGTTGAGGTCCCGGAGGCGTTGCTGCCGGCAGAGATGAAGTAG
- a CDS encoding MBL fold metallo-hydrolase — MDRDGLGEIHHYLSTYTLQIVKQSLERRNASVPRAGEGSWIHFLGTGGNPINLMSQHRQTGGFVLRVGGACLCVDPGPGALVHAAREGLDLSGIDAVYVSHGHTDHCGDAGVVIEAMCQAMSRRRGMVFSPVEVLEDGRISRFHQGKAPSRAYPGGPQEVVPAEDGGEVAIGDCVLRFVRAYHGGENYGFILEAPGLRVGYTSDTSYLISVEGSGGPRPVAPWDAMSDLRGVVEYREDLKNAFYCVDVLVANVSYHSLFATRCLTAVGLSHLLSGSRVGLAIMTHLDEACFRPRDISQRMAEYVEGYSGVSTRVAQDNEVISLEPQQGIPVVR, encoded by the coding sequence ATGGACAGAGACGGGCTTGGGGAGATCCACCATTACCTCTCCACTTACACACTGCAGATAGTAAAACAGAGCCTGGAGCGGCGAAACGCCTCTGTTCCCAGGGCCGGGGAGGGTTCATGGATCCACTTCCTCGGCACTGGGGGCAACCCCATCAATCTCATGAGCCAGCACCGGCAGACCGGAGGGTTCGTGCTCAGGGTGGGAGGCGCCTGCCTCTGCGTGGACCCCGGCCCGGGAGCTCTGGTCCACGCGGCCAGGGAAGGGCTGGACCTGTCAGGAATAGATGCGGTATACGTCTCCCATGGGCACACTGACCACTGCGGGGACGCTGGCGTTGTCATCGAAGCCATGTGCCAGGCCATGTCCAGGCGCAGGGGAATGGTGTTCTCACCGGTGGAGGTCCTCGAGGACGGGCGCATCTCCCGGTTTCACCAGGGAAAGGCCCCCTCCCGGGCCTACCCCGGGGGACCCCAGGAGGTAGTCCCAGCTGAGGACGGCGGGGAGGTAGCCATAGGGGACTGTGTATTGAGGTTCGTCCGGGCCTACCACGGCGGGGAGAACTATGGGTTCATCCTGGAGGCCCCAGGGTTGAGGGTAGGGTATACCAGCGACACCAGCTACCTTATTTCCGTGGAGGGCTCCGGCGGCCCCCGGCCCGTGGCGCCCTGGGACGCCATGAGCGACCTGCGCGGGGTGGTTGAGTACAGGGAGGACCTAAAGAATGCCTTTTACTGTGTGGATGTGCTCGTGGCCAACGTGAGCTACCACAGCCTGTTTGCCACCCGGTGTCTCACCGCGGTGGGGTTGTCTCACCTCCTCTCGGGATCCCGGGTCGGGCTGGCCATCATGACTCACCTGGACGAGGCCTGCTTCAGGCCCCGGGACATCTCCCAGCGCATGGCGGAGTACGTGGAGGGTTATAGCGGGGTTTCGACAAGAGTGGCCCAGGATAACGAGGTGATATCCCTGGAGCCCCAGCAGGGAATCCCGGTGGTGCGGTGA
- the ilvC gene encoding ketol-acid reductoisomerase produces the protein MAKMYYDGDANLSLLEGKTVAVLGYGSQGHAQALNLRDNGVSVIVGLREGSAYREKARAEGLEVGTVAEVTQRAQAVHFLIPDDRQPRTYESEVLPYLREGMALGFSHGFNIHFGLIEPPPFVDVFMVAPKAPGHRFRELFADGQGVPGLMAVHQDYSGNTKELALAFAKGIGCTRCGVIETTFREETETDLFGEQAVLCGGVSQLVKSGFDTLVQAGYQPEIAYFECLHELKLIVDLMYEGGPSYMRYSVSDTAEYGDYTMGRQVIGPATREAMRQVLERIQSGEFAREWIMENQANRPVYKALKRREAEHAIEKVGAELRAMMPWLRRKK, from the coding sequence ATGGCAAAGATGTACTACGATGGCGATGCCAACCTGAGCCTGCTGGAGGGAAAGACCGTGGCGGTCCTGGGTTACGGAAGCCAAGGACACGCCCAGGCTCTGAATCTGAGAGATAACGGGGTCTCTGTCATTGTGGGCCTCCGGGAAGGCAGCGCCTACCGGGAGAAGGCCCGTGCTGAGGGCCTGGAGGTCGGGACCGTGGCGGAGGTGACCCAGAGGGCCCAGGCAGTCCACTTCCTCATCCCCGACGACAGGCAACCCAGAACCTACGAATCCGAGGTGCTGCCCTACCTCAGGGAAGGAATGGCGCTGGGCTTTTCCCATGGTTTCAACATACACTTTGGCCTCATCGAGCCGCCCCCCTTCGTGGATGTGTTCATGGTAGCTCCCAAGGCCCCGGGCCACCGTTTCCGGGAGCTCTTCGCCGACGGCCAGGGAGTGCCGGGACTCATGGCAGTACACCAGGATTATTCGGGCAACACCAAGGAGCTGGCCCTTGCCTTTGCCAAGGGGATTGGCTGCACCAGGTGCGGGGTCATCGAAACCACATTTCGGGAAGAAACCGAGACAGACCTCTTTGGAGAACAGGCAGTGCTCTGCGGCGGCGTCAGCCAGCTGGTCAAGTCCGGATTCGATACCCTGGTACAGGCAGGATACCAGCCGGAGATTGCCTACTTCGAATGCCTCCACGAGCTGAAACTCATCGTTGATCTCATGTACGAGGGCGGCCCATCCTACATGCGCTACTCAGTGTCTGACACAGCTGAGTACGGCGACTACACCATGGGGAGGCAGGTCATAGGCCCCGCCACCCGCGAGGCCATGCGCCAGGTCTTGGAACGGATCCAGTCGGGCGAGTTCGCCCGGGAGTGGATCATGGAGAATCAAGCCAACCGTCCTGTCTACAAGGCCCTGAAGAGACGCGAAGCGGAACACGCCATAGAGAAGGTCGGGGCAGAACTCAGGGCAATGATGCCCTGGCTCAGAAGAAAGAAGTAA
- a CDS encoding 2-isopropylmalate synthase, with translation MLSRRIRVFDTTLRDGEQTPGVNLSSDEKLEIAHQLARLGVDVIEAGFPITSKGDFDAVRTIAERVTGPVICGLARTSPGDIDRAWEAVEPAERSRIHTFIATSAIHMKHKLRKEPHEVVRMAVEAVERSRSYTEDVEFSAEDATRSEPGFLAEVFSQVIRAGATTINIPDTVGYTTPGEFRRLIGYLKENVTGIENVTLSVHCHNDLGLAVANSLAAVECGVDQVECTINGLGERAGNAALEEIVMALRTRRDHYVVEVLASTEQISRTSRLVSGLTGIGVQPNKAIVGANAFAHQSGVHQDGVLKERTTYEIMTPQSVGLATNRIVLGKVSGSHAFRQKLEELGYNVSQDEARRIFAKFKVMADRKKDISDRDIEAIVENELHSVPEVFRLGYFHISSGNQTIPTATVKVYCGDEEKQEASSGDGPVDALFKAIDRATGSGARLVDYSLKAVTSGKDALGEAALKVDSGGKIFTGRGVSVDVLEASAKAYVNALNRVEHDRNQDGQNLVGQGPS, from the coding sequence ATCTTGTCCAGGAGGATAAGGGTCTTTGACACCACACTTCGAGACGGGGAACAAACCCCCGGAGTGAACCTGAGCTCCGACGAGAAACTGGAGATCGCCCACCAGCTGGCCCGCCTTGGAGTCGACGTGATAGAGGCCGGGTTTCCCATCACATCCAAGGGAGATTTCGACGCTGTCCGGACGATCGCCGAGCGAGTGACGGGGCCTGTGATATGCGGGCTGGCCCGGACCAGCCCTGGGGATATCGACAGGGCCTGGGAGGCCGTGGAGCCAGCGGAGAGATCCAGGATCCACACCTTCATAGCCACCTCTGCCATCCACATGAAGCACAAGCTCCGGAAGGAGCCTCACGAGGTCGTAAGGATGGCCGTAGAGGCAGTGGAGCGCTCTCGCAGTTACACAGAGGATGTGGAGTTCTCCGCCGAGGATGCAACCCGGAGCGAACCGGGGTTCCTGGCGGAGGTCTTCTCCCAGGTGATCCGCGCTGGCGCCACCACCATCAACATCCCGGATACGGTGGGATACACGACCCCAGGTGAGTTCAGGCGTTTGATAGGATACCTCAAGGAGAACGTGACGGGCATCGAAAACGTGACCCTGAGCGTCCACTGCCACAACGACCTGGGCCTTGCCGTAGCCAATTCCCTGGCCGCGGTGGAGTGCGGTGTGGACCAGGTCGAGTGCACCATAAACGGCCTCGGGGAGCGAGCGGGAAACGCCGCGCTGGAAGAGATCGTCATGGCGCTGAGGACCCGAAGGGATCACTACGTTGTGGAGGTTCTAGCCTCCACCGAGCAGATCAGCCGCACAAGCCGCCTGGTAAGTGGCCTTACGGGCATTGGCGTTCAGCCCAACAAGGCCATAGTAGGGGCTAACGCCTTCGCCCACCAGTCCGGCGTCCACCAGGACGGGGTCCTGAAGGAGCGCACCACCTACGAGATCATGACTCCCCAGTCTGTCGGCCTTGCCACTAACCGCATTGTCCTAGGCAAGGTTTCAGGAAGCCATGCCTTCCGGCAGAAACTGGAGGAACTGGGCTACAACGTTAGCCAGGATGAGGCAAGGAGAATCTTCGCCAAGTTCAAGGTAATGGCCGACCGTAAGAAGGACATCTCAGACCGGGATATCGAGGCCATCGTGGAGAATGAGCTCCACTCAGTACCGGAGGTCTTTCGCCTGGGCTACTTCCACATCTCCAGCGGGAACCAGACAATACCCACGGCCACGGTAAAGGTATATTGTGGCGATGAGGAGAAACAGGAGGCTTCCAGCGGCGACGGGCCGGTGGACGCGCTCTTCAAGGCCATTGACCGCGCCACAGGTTCGGGGGCCCGCCTGGTGGACTACTCCCTCAAGGCCGTCACCAGCGGCAAGGATGCCCTGGGCGAGGCCGCCCTGAAGGTGGACTCAGGAGGCAAGATCTTCACAGGGCGCGGAGTCAGTGTGGACGTGCTCGAGGCCAGCGCCAAGGCATACGTCAACGCCCTGAACCGAGTGGAGCACGACAGGAACCAAGATGGGCAAAACCTGGTGGGACAGGGGCCCAGCTAG
- the leuC gene encoding 3-isopropylmalate dehydratase large subunit, which yields MGMTITERILARHCGKDQVKPGEFINARVDLALANDITGPIAIREFERMGATRVFDPERIALVPDHFVPNKDIASAGQVKALRDFARKHRIPHFFEVGRMGVEHALLPELGLVLPGDLVVGADSHTCTYGAVGAFSTGVGSTDLACAMALGEVWLRVPETIKVLYHGKTGPWVGGKDLILHTIGRIGVDGARYKAMEFSGEALAALSMDDRFTITNMAVEAGAKNGILEPDGKCLAFAREISGQRRTYTAYCSDPGARYSHVYEFDASSLEPQVALPHSPANARSVRDLDEIPIDQVVIGSCTNGRYEDMRIAREILRGRQVHPAVRLIVIPATQAVYLRCIKEGILEDLVGAGAAVSTPTCGPCLGGHMGILAEGERALATTNRNFLGRMGHRTSEIYLSGPAVAAASAVAGHIVHPEEVF from the coding sequence TTGGGCATGACAATAACCGAGAGGATCCTGGCGCGACACTGCGGGAAGGACCAGGTCAAGCCAGGCGAGTTCATCAACGCCAGGGTGGACCTGGCGCTGGCCAACGACATAACAGGGCCCATCGCCATCAGGGAATTCGAGAGGATGGGAGCCACCCGGGTCTTCGACCCTGAGAGGATAGCCCTGGTACCTGACCACTTCGTACCCAACAAGGACATTGCCTCAGCGGGACAGGTGAAGGCCCTCAGGGACTTTGCCCGCAAGCACCGCATCCCCCACTTCTTCGAGGTGGGACGCATGGGCGTAGAGCACGCGCTCCTACCCGAGCTGGGGCTTGTGCTCCCGGGTGACCTGGTGGTGGGCGCGGATTCCCACACCTGCACCTACGGTGCCGTCGGCGCCTTCTCCACCGGGGTTGGCTCTACGGACCTGGCCTGCGCCATGGCCCTGGGGGAGGTCTGGCTGAGGGTCCCCGAGACCATCAAGGTCCTGTACCACGGCAAGACGGGCCCCTGGGTCGGCGGCAAGGACCTCATACTCCACACCATAGGGAGAATCGGGGTGGACGGGGCCCGCTACAAGGCCATGGAGTTCTCAGGCGAGGCCCTGGCGGCCCTCTCCATGGACGACCGTTTCACCATCACCAACATGGCGGTGGAGGCTGGCGCTAAGAACGGCATCCTGGAACCGGATGGAAAGTGCCTAGCGTTCGCCCGGGAGATCTCCGGCCAGCGGAGGACCTACACCGCCTATTGCAGCGACCCCGGCGCCAGGTACTCCCATGTCTACGAATTCGATGCCAGTTCCCTGGAACCCCAAGTGGCCCTCCCCCACTCCCCTGCCAATGCCCGCTCCGTGCGGGACCTGGATGAGATCCCCATCGATCAGGTGGTAATAGGGTCCTGCACCAATGGCCGGTACGAGGACATGAGGATCGCCCGGGAGATCCTCAGGGGCAGGCAGGTTCACCCTGCGGTCCGGCTCATAGTAATCCCCGCGACCCAAGCGGTGTACCTCCGCTGCATTAAGGAGGGGATCCTGGAGGACTTGGTAGGCGCTGGCGCAGCCGTGAGCACCCCCACATGCGGGCCCTGCCTTGGCGGGCACATGGGCATCCTGGCCGAGGGGGAGCGCGCCCTCGCCACCACCAACCGGAACTTCCTGGGCAGGATGGGTCACAGGACCAGTGAGATATACCTCTCCGGCCCAGCGGTGGCCGCCGCCTCCGCAGTGGCCGGCCACATCGTCCACCCCGAGGAGGTTTTCTAG
- a CDS encoding 3-isopropylmalate dehydratase small subunit: MKVTGTAWRFGNDVDTDVIIPARYLNTSDPCELARHCMEDLDPSFGREAKPGDIIVAGTNFGCGSSREHAPIAIKAFGIPCVIAASFARIFYRNAINVGLTIVESPEAAKAISSGDEVTVDTARGVIEHPRTGSTFIIPEYPSFMADIISCGGLVEYVRKRLQSV; encoded by the coding sequence ATGAAGGTCACGGGAACCGCGTGGAGGTTCGGCAACGATGTGGACACTGACGTCATCATACCAGCCCGGTACCTTAATACATCGGACCCCTGCGAGCTGGCGAGGCATTGCATGGAGGACCTGGACCCTTCCTTTGGCCGGGAGGCGAAACCCGGTGACATCATAGTGGCCGGCACCAACTTCGGGTGCGGCAGCTCCAGGGAGCATGCCCCCATCGCTATCAAGGCCTTCGGCATTCCCTGCGTCATAGCTGCCTCCTTCGCCCGGATATTCTACCGGAACGCGATCAATGTAGGGCTTACCATCGTGGAGAGCCCCGAGGCTGCCAAGGCCATATCTTCCGGTGATGAGGTTACGGTAGACACCGCCCGAGGGGTCATCGAGCATCCCCGTACCGGGTCGACCTTTATCATCCCGGAGTACCCGTCCTTCATGGCTGATATCATTTCCTGCGGCGGTTTGGTGGAATACGTTCGAAAGAGACTCCAATCAGTCTAG
- the ilvE gene encoding branched-chain-amino-acid transaminase, which produces MERLIYIDGRHVPKSEAKVSVFDHGFLYGDGVFEGIRAYNSRVFHLDEHLERLYQSAKAIMLEVPLEPKEMEAVVLETLRLNNLKDAYIRLIVSRGAGDLGLDPRKCPKPCVVVIADDIVLYDPQVYQKGMAVITVPTRRVSVDSLNPRVKSLNYLNNILAKIEGYLQGYPEVLMLNPEGYVLEGTGDNIFLVKRGRVITPPAYQGILEGITRAVVIDLLKEMGVEVEFTPITRHDVYVADEVFLTGTAAEVVPVVNADSRVIGEGVPGDLTRRLLEAFRDHTQVSGTPIY; this is translated from the coding sequence ATGGAAAGACTGATCTACATTGACGGCAGGCACGTCCCCAAGTCTGAAGCCAAGGTGTCCGTATTCGACCATGGCTTTTTGTACGGGGACGGCGTCTTCGAGGGGATCCGGGCCTACAATTCCAGGGTGTTCCACCTTGATGAGCACCTGGAGAGGCTCTACCAGTCCGCCAAGGCCATCATGTTGGAGGTACCGCTTGAACCCAAGGAGATGGAAGCAGTGGTCCTGGAGACCCTGAGGCTCAACAACCTCAAGGATGCCTACATAAGGCTTATTGTCTCCAGGGGTGCCGGTGACCTGGGGCTGGACCCGCGGAAGTGTCCCAAGCCCTGTGTGGTGGTAATAGCCGACGACATAGTCCTCTACGACCCGCAGGTGTACCAGAAGGGCATGGCCGTGATCACGGTCCCAACCCGCCGCGTTAGCGTGGATTCGTTGAACCCCAGGGTGAAGTCTTTGAACTACCTCAACAACATCCTGGCCAAGATCGAGGGATACCTCCAGGGCTACCCGGAGGTACTCATGCTGAACCCAGAAGGGTATGTGCTGGAAGGCACCGGAGATAACATCTTCCTGGTCAAGAGGGGCCGGGTGATCACTCCCCCCGCCTACCAGGGCATACTGGAGGGGATCACCAGGGCCGTGGTCATCGACCTCCTCAAGGAGATGGGTGTGGAGGTTGAATTCACCCCCATCACGCGCCATGATGTGTACGTGGCTGACGAGGTGTTCCTGACGGGCACCGCCGCAGAGGTGGTTCCTGTGGTGAACGCTGACAGCCGTGTCATCGGGGAGGGCGTCCCGGGAGATCTCACCCGCAGGCTTCTTGAGGCCTTCAGGGATCACACGCAGGTCTCCGGCACTCCCATCTACTAG
- the ilvD gene encoding dihydroxy-acid dehydratase: protein MRSNRVKQGVTRAPHRSLLRALGLTDWEMKRPFVGLVNSYNELVPGHMHLDKVAKAVRAGIESSGGTPLEFPVIGICDGLAMNHRGMHYSLPSRELIADSIESMAEAHALDGLAMVTNCDKIVPGMLMAAARLDIPCLLVSGGPMMAGTFQGKAVDLNTVFEAVGASKVGALTEEEIRDLEENACPGCGSCAGMFTANSMNCLTEALGMALPGNGTVPAISSARLRLAKDTGVAIMNLIHKSIRPRQIITEQSIRNALAVDMALGGSSNTVLHLTAIAFEAGPGLDLKTVDETSARTPQQVKLSPAGPHHLEDLYAAGGVTAVMKDLARAGLLDTQALTAWGTPLAQVLEDWPDARDRNIIRPTSDPYSSTGGLAVVWGSLAPQGAVVKQGAVDPSMLRHEGPARVFSSEEEATHAILGGHIRPGDVIVIRYEGPKGGPGMREMLTPTSSLAGMKMDSKVALVTDGRFSGATRGASIGHVSPEAMEGGPIAAVREGDIIHIDIPGRRLDLQVDHEELARRLKEWERPEPKIASGYLLRYSRMVTSAAQGARLEARWEMDGR, encoded by the coding sequence ATGAGGAGTAACCGCGTAAAACAGGGTGTGACCCGGGCCCCTCACCGTTCCCTCTTAAGGGCGCTGGGCCTCACTGACTGGGAGATGAAGCGGCCCTTCGTCGGCTTGGTGAATTCCTACAACGAGCTGGTGCCGGGCCACATGCACCTGGACAAGGTGGCCAAGGCAGTCAGGGCAGGAATCGAGTCATCGGGCGGGACCCCCCTGGAGTTCCCGGTGATCGGCATCTGTGATGGCCTCGCCATGAACCACAGGGGCATGCACTACTCCCTGCCCAGCCGTGAGCTCATCGCCGACTCCATTGAGTCCATGGCTGAGGCCCATGCCCTGGATGGTCTCGCGATGGTGACCAACTGCGACAAGATAGTCCCGGGCATGCTCATGGCCGCCGCCAGGCTGGACATACCTTGCCTCCTGGTGAGCGGGGGCCCCATGATGGCCGGGACCTTCCAAGGGAAGGCCGTGGACCTTAACACTGTGTTCGAAGCGGTGGGTGCATCAAAGGTGGGGGCTTTGACGGAGGAAGAGATCAGGGATCTGGAGGAGAACGCATGCCCCGGCTGCGGTTCCTGCGCCGGGATGTTCACCGCCAACTCCATGAACTGCCTCACAGAGGCACTGGGGATGGCCCTGCCGGGGAACGGGACGGTGCCGGCCATCTCCTCTGCCCGGCTGCGGCTGGCTAAAGACACCGGTGTTGCCATTATGAACCTCATTCACAAGTCCATAAGACCCCGGCAGATCATCACGGAGCAGTCCATCAGGAATGCCCTGGCGGTGGACATGGCGCTGGGGGGTTCCTCCAACACTGTGCTTCACCTGACGGCCATAGCCTTCGAGGCTGGCCCGGGGCTGGACCTCAAGACCGTTGATGAGACTTCCGCCAGGACACCCCAGCAGGTTAAGCTCAGCCCTGCCGGCCCCCACCACCTGGAGGACCTCTATGCCGCGGGCGGCGTCACGGCGGTCATGAAGGACCTGGCCCGGGCAGGGCTCCTAGATACCCAGGCGCTGACCGCCTGGGGCACACCCCTGGCCCAGGTACTGGAAGACTGGCCCGATGCGAGGGACAGGAACATCATCCGCCCCACCAGTGACCCCTATTCCTCCACTGGTGGCCTGGCGGTTGTCTGGGGCAGCCTCGCTCCCCAGGGTGCCGTCGTCAAGCAGGGTGCTGTGGATCCGTCCATGCTGAGGCACGAGGGACCCGCCAGGGTCTTCTCCTCAGAGGAGGAGGCCACCCATGCCATACTGGGCGGCCACATCCGCCCCGGGGATGTGATAGTCATCAGGTACGAGGGGCCAAAGGGCGGCCCTGGCATGCGGGAGATGCTCACCCCCACCTCATCGCTGGCAGGTATGAAAATGGACTCCAAGGTGGCCCTGGTGACCGACGGCCGGTTCTCCGGCGCCACCCGGGGCGCCTCCATAGGCCACGTATCCCCCGAAGCCATGGAGGGTGGACCCATAGCCGCCGTGCGCGAGGGGGACATCATCCACATCGATATACCAGGGCGGCGCCTGGACCTCCAGGTTGACCATGAGGAATTGGCAAGGAGACTCAAGGAGTGGGAGCGCCCTGAGCCCAAGATCGCCAGTGGTTACCTCCTAAGGTACTCCAGGATGGTAACCTCCGCGGCCCAGGGGGCCCGTCTAGAGGCCAGATGGGAGATGGACGGGAGATGA